In the Oryza glaberrima chromosome 6, OglaRS2, whole genome shotgun sequence genome, one interval contains:
- the LOC127776015 gene encoding uncharacterized protein LOC127776015: MDAGGGGHGGAMAVSAAAAGMDEADAAFFSRRGNRCCCFWGPWASSSYSRAGGPAAAAEEEWWHRVGGGGGERRRWWRRGVDALMKVREWSELVAGPRWKTFIRRFRRSPRHHHHGGGGGGGGGGRKLNYDPLSYALNFDEGHGGACSPEGDYAGYRDFSTRFVAPPPPAAASAKSSMDFGGRDAPPLFHHPPPQQPHPHPHPPSPSAARG; encoded by the coding sequence atggacgccggcggcggaggccacggcggcgccatggcggtgtcggcggcggcggcggggatggacGAGGCGGACGCCGCCTTCTTCTCCCGCCGCGGGAACCGGTGCTGCTGCTTCTGGGGGCcgtgggcgtcgtcgtcgtactCCCGCGCCGGTggccctgcggcggcggcggaggaggagtggTGGCACCGCgtcgggggagggggaggggagaggcggcggtggtggcggcgcggggtgGACGCGCTGATGAAGGTGCGGGAGTGGTCGGAGCTGGTGGCTGGGCCGCGGTGGAAGACCTTCATCCGGCGGTTCAGGCGCAGCCcacggcaccaccaccacggcggaggaggcggaggcggtggcggcgggaggaagctcAACTACGACCCGCTCAGCTACGCGCTCAACTTCGACGAGGGCCACGGCGGCGCGTGCAGCCCGGAGGGCGACTACGCCGGCTACCGCGACTTCTCCACCCGCTTCgtcgcgcctccgccgcccgccgccgcctccgccaaaTCCTCCATGGACTTCGGCGGCCgcgacgcgccgccgctgttccaccacccgccgccgcagcagccacACCCTCACCCTCACCCGCCGTCTCCCTCCGCCGCGCGGGGCTGA
- the LOC127776008 gene encoding RING-H2 finger protein ATL46-like, which produces MEALSRTERVGGGGGAMVEVAFASSAGSSAAAPRRLRGELVVRDAIPYAGVAPPPPALPQLQATTSGGGGGGKISPAVLFIIVILAVVFFISGLLHLLVRLLMKKQHRRGGGGGAAAGVSRSAAGDDAGGGGDAALQRQLQQLFHLHDSGLDQAFIDALPVFAYREIVVGGGGDGDKEPFDCAVCLCEFDAEDRLRLLPLCGHAFHLHCIDTWLLSNSTCPLCRGVLFVPGLTENNPMFDFDEGLEEGRLSEDCDNGFGYPGHKATEGMQTPGTEKRVFPVRLGKFKNVGTQGAVEGGGIGNANGAVLRREEGESSSSSLDARRCFSMGTYQYVLGTSELRVSLQPDRIRNGGGGVTRARPTGLSSVNAEIMEGKKICARNKGESFSVSKIWQWSNLKGKLPTGSDECSEAGSLPWMKRGGIGDTSNM; this is translated from the coding sequence atggAGGCGCTCTCCCGGACCGAGCgtgtaggaggaggaggtggagccatGGTTGAAGTGGCCTTCGCTTCGTCCGCCGGAtcctccgccgcggccccgCGCCGCCTTCGTGGGGAGCTCGTCGTCAGGGACGCTATTCCGTATGCCGGGGtggctcctccgccgcccgcgctgcCGCAGCTGCAGGCTACGACgagtgggggcggcggcggggggaagATTAGCCCCGCGGTGCTGTTCATCATCGTGATTCTCGCGGTGGTGTTCTTCATCTCCGGCTTGCTCCACCTCCTGGTGCGGCTACTCATGAAGAAGCAGCatcgccgcggaggaggagggggtgcgGCGGCCGGGGTGTCGCGGTCGGCCGCCGGGGATGacgcggggggaggaggggacgcGGCGCTGCAgcggcagctgcagcagctgtTCCACCTTCACGACTCCGGGCTGGACCAGGCGTTCATCGACGCGCTGCCGGTGTTCGCCTACCGGGAGATcgtcgtgggcggcggcggcgacggcgacaaggaGCCCTTCGACTGCGCGGTGTGCCTGTGCGAGTTCGACGCCGAGGACCGCCTCCGGCTGCTGCCGCTGTGCGGGCACGCCTTCCACCTGCATTGCATCGACACATGGCTGCTGTCCAACTCCACCTGCCCGCTCTGCCGCGGGGTGCTCTTTGTCCCTGGGCTCACGGAGAACAATCCGATGTTTGATTTCGATGAGGGGTTGGAAGAAGGGAGGCTGTCTGAAGATTGCGATAACGGATTCGGATATCCCGGGCACAAGGCTACGGAGGGGATGCAGACGCCAGGGACTGAGAAGAGGGTGTTCCCTGTGAGGCTTGGGAAGTTCAAGAATGTCGGGACCCAGGGCGCTGTCGAAGGCGGTGGCATCGGCAATGCCAATGGTGCTGTCttgaggagagaggaaggggagagcagcagcagcagcttggaTGCAAGGAGATGCTTCTCAATGGGGACTTACCAGTATGTTCTAGGGACCTCAGAGCTCAGGGTGTCTCTCCAGCCAGACCGAATTagaaatggcggcggcggtgtgacGAGGGCAAGGCCGACAGGGTTAAGCTCTGTCAATGCTGAGATCATGGAGGGGAAGAAGATATGCGCACGGAACAAAGGGGAGAGCTTCTCTGTGTCGAAGATTTGGCAGTGGTCTAATCTGAAGGGCAAGCTACCTACTGGCTCAGATGAATGTTCGGAAGCAGGGAGCCTTCCATGGATGAAGAGAGGTGGCATTGGGGATACATCAAATATGTGA
- the LOC127776012 gene encoding uncharacterized protein LOC127776012, which produces MHKLGRGSRDKVQQFMTITGASEKVALQALKASDWHLEGAFDFFYSQPQISLTNSRHLEDLYNRYKEPDVDMIMVEGVSQFCTDLQVDPQDIVMLVISWHMKAATMCEFTRQEFIGGLQSIGVDSIEKLREKLPSLRAEIKDDHKFREIYNFAFAWAREKGQKSLGLETALGMWQLLFAERHWPLIDHWCQFLQVRHNKAISRDTWSQLLEFVKTIDPQLSNYDEEGAWPYLIDEFVEYLTENGFVQLRK; this is translated from the exons ATG CATAAGCTGGGGAGAGGAAGCCGCGACAAGGTGCAGCAGTTCATGACCATAACTGGTGCGAG TGAGAAGGTCGCCCTTCAGGCCCTGAAAGCTAGTGATTGGCACTTGGAAGGAGCTTTTGATTTTTTCTACAGCCAACCACAAATTTCTCTAACGAACTCTCGGCATCTTGAAGATCTGTACAACAGATACAAAG aaccTGATGTTGATATGATCATGGTGGAAGGTGTATCTCAGTTTTGCACTGATCTTCAG GTGGATCCCCAGGATATTGTTATG CTTGTCATATCATGGCACATGAAAGCTGCCACAATGTGTGAATTTACTCGCCAGGAATTCATTGGTGGACTGCAGTCAATTGG GGTGGATTCAATTGAAAAGCTCCGTGAGAAATTGCCATCTTTACGggctgagataaaagatgacC ATAAATTCCGTGAGATATACAACTTTGCTTTTGCTTGGGCTAGGGAAAAG GGTCAAAAATCTCTCGGACTGGAGACTGCTCTTGGAATGTGGCAGTTGCTCTTTGCTGAAAGGCACTGGCCCCTTATCGACCATTGGTGCCAGTTTTTACAG GTGAGGCATAATAAAGCCATTTCTAGGGACACATGGTCTCAACTGTTGGAATTTGTCAAG ACGATCGATCCACAGTTATCCAACTACGACGAAGAAGGTGCTTGGCCCTACCTAATAGATGAATTTGTGGAGTACCTAACCGAGAATGGATTCGTTCAGCTTAGGAAGTGA